TCAAAACCTTTAAGGTTATAGCAACTTGTTCCTCTGTTTGCCTGCCCTCCTCctgtatttttattcatttatatatgcatttatttataattggaggaaattattattgtattattattattatcaaaattcaATATCAAAGGACTCGTCAACTAAGGCCTAAATTTAAGAAATATAAAGCAAGtgttaaatgttatattatcgaatatattatataaacttaTGTTTATTATTGATGACAATGCGAAGAATCaatggccgtattcaccattcacacttaggctaagggaaacactacccttaaaataaaaaaagaaatcttCTATctaaatgaatacatttaagGGAAATACCTAAATagttattgagttaagtgaaatacggGAAATATGCAGTTAAGTGTGATTGTGAATACGGCTAACAGATGACTTAGTAAGGACTAAAATGTTAGTCATGACCACACCCGTGATACCATTTTGTAAAAGCCTGTTTTAAAAGAACACTATCTTCAATTGTATAGATCCTAAAAAAACACATATAACTCACCAAAAGAAGAAGCGATAGAGattaatacaaataaagaaGTTGCCCGTAAAAGCAGTCGGTTTAACTCCATCATAACAGTTAAATTACAAATCGTAAAATGGAGGCACAGATTACCAGTTCCCGCCTAGGACGACGAGATGTCGCTAATATAACGCCTGTTGTGATGATAAGAGTAGGACTTTGTACTCATCATAGtttgaaaaacaatttaaaatcaaacTGTAATCAAGAGATACCAATCATAATGTAAACATTACTCATATTATACCGTGAGTAGGCCTTATACACAAATATACATCACGTTTTTAGCTTTCTATTTATCCTGGGGTGCCACATTTTGGGAGGCATATTAGAAATTAAAAATGGATATGAGGATACCATTGCCCTTTTACGCTTTCATAGAAGCCATGATACAATTATTCCTCTTTGAATTGTCTTATGTTCTTATCAagatacatataggcctatatgataaaattcatattttttctttatataatgACTCGACAGGAAACAATATGTACGTTTCTATCCCAGCATTGTTTTAGATTGAATTCCGTCGGtatgtatgttttttgtttgttttccgATACTACATCTATTATGTAAATGCAATCATGCTAATGTGcatgtaaattgaaaaaataatcgTTATCATCTTCATGGCAGATTCTGCAGGGCCcggttgatatataaaatataaagaaagaCATTATAATTACTGAGAACAAATATGAACAAATCTTCATTTATTGACTTTAATCGAAATTctcaattaaaacaaaatattatgtaGGCTATTATTATCTGTATACAAAAATTACTAATGGTATgcaataaaagagaaacaaaACCATTTAAACCAAAACTTAAAAATCAATAAGACAAAAcagtaataaatactgtaaaatagATAGTAGGTAGACAAATTTGAATAGGTACCAGTAAGTAACGATCTAAATGAATATAGTTTACGCCGACCAGATAAATGCCACACTTCAGAAAAAGAATACAAAATCCTTTTTCGTCATCTTGTTGATCATTACAAAATTATCAACAGCGACCTCTATGAATACAATTAAAAGCGCATGGGCACCGCATCGTTTGTGATCAAAGAACATGCACGTGTTGGATTCTGTttttaattctaaaatattgtagtcaataataataataatatgggcaGACCAGGtatgtataaattaattattgtaacGATTATTAGAAACGTCAACTtccttattattttaattaagttatttttgCTGGCGGATTGCTTGATAAAGAGTAATTAGTATGACAATTATTAGTATTGGGCCATCCAAaacttaggcctagctagcctacacCGTGACCACCATGCCACGCGACGATGTACACTTGAGGTGAAAGAATGTGTAAACACGCGTGGTGGTGGATTCGGTGAAGTTGTCTGGGCCTAACCATTCCTTTTTACCAACTACTTTTGGGTAGTGTCTGTCattaatatgtaatattttaatcCATGTTTGCTTTTTCTCTACTACTAAGCTAAAAAATCTTATtcatgttttaatttttgtatcaAATGCATCATGTTTTCTTTCAGGCATAATTTTATGACTAGTCTAGCACACTACAAAGAAAGTCACAGTAAAACATCAACAAAAAGACAAAGAAGACCTTTATCTTTCGAAATgtgtacatatttattattattattttcaggaTTTGGCTTTTCTCCACGTGGCCGTGGTAGCGACAGAGGAGGACGAGGTGGTAGAGGCGGACGAGGAGGTGGTTTTGGTAGTAGAGGTGGCGGCTTTGGAGGGAGAGGAGGAGGTAGAGGTGGCCGTGGTGGTAAGTTACAGCTTAAccatttgttttaatgtatttatattttgttttgtattcagACTTTAGGCTGCCTTCAGTTCTgtacatttcttttatttttcaataataaatatctcaagaataaatttaatattatgattattaatcatcatgttttgtatttgtaggTTTTAGTCCCGGAGGAAGAGGTCGTGGTGGTGGACGTGGAAGAGGAGGAGGTTTGTAACTAGTTTGTTCTTTGGCAGCAATCAAGCagtgtttttataaattattattattatattaaaaatttaatttattgttgcaaaaattttggaatttaaaaacaaaaatactaatAACTATACAATATTTGGTTTGTTGAAACATACttcatgttatttttttttttctatttgatTACAGGTCGTGGAGGCAGAGGTGGATTTGGAGCTGGTAGATCTGTGTCAATTGAGCCTCACAGAATTCAGGGTAAGCAAcccaaataaataatatagataaatttGCAGTTTCCAAAAATATACAGAAAATTAAACTTGTTGGTAAAACCAAGTTCAAacttcattatttttgtttgtttttcttttgtaggCGTGTTTATTGCACGTGGCAAAGAAGATGCCTTAGTTACGCGTAACATGGTGATAGGAGAGTCTGTGTATGGGGAAAAAAGAATTGCAGTAGAGGTAACACTTGATGCTTTTTATTCAATTGTACGACTTATTCATTCATAGTGTTTGATTTGATATTGAACAATATCTGATTCTGTTGTTACTTTGTAATTATTTCACTATTATCATCTTCTTTTAAAGTAATTCTTGTTTTTTATTGATATGAATAACTTCTTATTACCTTATTTGTTTTTAAGGGTTTCGGTTAAAAGCTTTGCTTATTTGGAGTTCCTTTTTCCATAACTTTTTGATGACAGTTTTACATATCCTTAGTTTTATGGAATAGATTgatttttattgattatttctTTGTGCTTTCAGCAACCTGGTGAAGAGGGTAAAATCGAGTACAGAGCATGGAATCCGTTTAGATCTAAGTTAGCAGCAGCTATTCTTGGTGGTATTGATAAAATCCACATAAAGCCTGGTAGTAAAGTTCTCTACCTTGGTGCTGCTTCCGGTACCACTGTCTCCCATGTTTCAGATATTGTGGGACCAGTAAGTCAACTTCTTTTAATTATGGTGGTGTGTTAATACTAAGTGTAGGCTTGTCTTTGAGGCTTGGGTTTAAAAAACATGGTTTTAGTTAAAGTGTAGCAAAATATCAAGTAAAATGAGATAAGATTTTAAATTAAGACATTGTAACAAACTTCACAAtaatatttgttcttttttagaGTGGTCTTGTGTATGCTGTTGAATTTTCGCACAGATCTGGCAGAGATTTAATAAACGTAGCAAAGAAACGAACGAATGTGATACCAATCATAGAGGACGCCAGACACCCACATAAATACAGAATGCTAGTAGGTAAGTACAAGAACTTAGATTGTTGGTGTAAAACactgtaaaacaaaataaatggtgtatggtgtttatatatatatatatatagaaacaCTGTCTAACAAAACATATAATGtgttgttttacttttttttaattgattccTAATTGctccaatatttctgaaatTTTTCTTAAAGGAATGGTTGATACCGTATTTGCTGATGTTGCTCAACCGGACCAAGCTAGAATTGTTGCAATTAATTCACATCATTTCCTAAAAAATGAGGGAAATTTTGTAATTTCAATTaaggtatttatttttattatttatttattcaatctgGCATACACAATAAAAAGAAGAGAAAACAAGtataaaaggcaaggaaagaccaaacaggtgctaaacacctatgccaGTTGGTCTACCCAGAACAGAGcacagaaagaaaaaaaaacacaattatctTTGCAAGGAAACACTAATCGCACAGTATTCCATGTGCCATCCCTGTAATTGCTTCACATGACTaaatgttatactgtaattattttctACAGGCAAATTGTATTGACAGCACAGCACAACCTGAAGCAGTGTTTGCTGAGGAGGTTAAAAAACTCCAAGCAGAACGACTAAAACCGCAAGAACAATTGACCCTTGAACCCTACGAAAGAGATCATGCTGTAGTAGTTGGCACATACaggtaattttaattaattcattttaattttttcattaatttataatttttttataatgtgatttttttttttatatttgatattttttatctttcagACCACCTCCAAAAAAGAAGTGAGAAGActtaatgtttattttcttttaataaggaaattctaaaaaatacattttgaaatgcTTAATTCCttcatttattttcatctataaaatatatttgttgatGATTATTTTCGTTAGTACTCTAACAACATTAGACATTGTGCCAGTTTAatctaaataaagtaaaaataaagttagagttgaaaatacatagtacagtataaagaCATGTAGTCATTGTATTGTGTAACATTCCATGATAGAATCCATGTCAAAATATGTCATATGCTATAAATATTAGAGAATAATAAATAAGTGTAttttaagataataattaaaaaagaaacCAACAATTGGGAGTTTGAAGAAGAATAGTAGAAAAGTatgtttaaacattatttgtgTAAACGTATCGGTTCTATACTTACACCGGTCTACACTTTATTGAACAAGTTTGAGAATATCAACtattttgtatatactgtaccatGGTTGTAAAGCAATGATTGCTTTTATCTTTTCCCCTCTGATTCCTGCCTAAGTATTAGTAGCACTTAATTAAGTAAACTAGCACATAACTTGTTAAGACGTAAGCATTTTAAAGCAAGTGACTTTGTTGATCCAATGCCGGTGATCATGTCCTCGACATTGAATCAATCATGTTGTCATTAAATGagattttatgaaataaatgttttttgataaATGATAGTACAGTAGTTTCAGCAATTATTATTAGAAGAACTTTAATCTTCATCATAGTCAAGGGAAAGTAAactttctattgactatgtCTTCATATAGTACAGATGTGGGCCTCCTACTACACAAATAGTAAATAATCAAATACACCAACAATTGTTTCACCtgataaatataataacaaaacttAAGATACAccagtacagggattttttctcCTCGGAAAATGGCACAGAAACCAAGATTGACAAAAATACACGAGGAGTTTATTTTTGCCGGGAAATTCTGCCGAAGCAAATCTCTGGTCATGTGATTAAATCCTTGACGAGAGCCCTCTCTCGGCTGCTCTATGTAAAAATAACTACTCGATCGCTGATTGGTTGAAATACCTAATTACTAGGCGGAGCTATTTTTATTAACAAAGACGCCGATAATTGATTGACACTGTTATGGCAACGCGAATACCATCGCGTCATCAGCGAGAGCTCTTCCATGGGAAGTAATTTGCATATATTCGAATAAAGAACAACGCGAACTCTGGCCGCCATTTTGTGCTCTCCGAAGTTCATGAACCTGGTCCATCGAATTTATTACGTAGTGGATAATTAACTCGTTGTTTTCTAAATATATTTCCGTTTGAAATATGTAAGTTGTGAACAATGATATTTATTTTGACGAATTTTAATGTAATTGTCTTTCTCGTTTTGGATATATCAGCAAGTTTTTAAACTGTAAGTGAACAATTTCAAGATTCATTTCGCGCGCCAATTGTGTTGTGATTATCTGAATGACCCGACATTAAAACACGTGCGATTTTGGATATTAAAACTTAAACAGTTTACAGAAGGGAATTTATAAATATCATggaattataatatatatgtcAAACAACGTTAGGtgagttattttttattatttctcgtgtttatgatttatttttacagCAGAGGGCGCCCGTAATTTGTTGTTTTGATCTTCACACAACACAAGTTGAACGAATTGAATGGCTTCAGTTTAGCTAAACACgtttttgtttatacattttattttcataccttaataatttattttaatatgtgtaACTTGATGTTCTTTAGATTAAACGTTAGGTATTCTTGCTCGTGTATCATTGATATTTCCTAGCCTCATGTTATTAGCCTATCTTAACGACGAGAAGCAAGCCAGTCATCATGAATACGACATGAGATTGAGCCGAGCGAGTGTGTAATAATTAACACTGAAGTGACTAGGGCTGTATCAGGAAGAGTGTTATTAGGTCGGCCTAGTTTAGACACTTGGCCTAGACTCTACTTTTCAGCATAAAGCCATATGAATTTTACTAGGGGCCTAGGTGTTTTGGAAGTTGATTGGAACTTGCAGAGTTTcttaaaaaatgatataatttttaGGGATATAAAATGTCAGTAGTTTTGTTACGTGTCGCGTAAGGTAGCCGTCCGGCGCACAATCACATGAGTGCGCAAAATGATTGTCCGACATGACAGACAGCAGTAGTGTTTTACTGGGGTTTTCTTGTAATTTATTTGGCATAATCATCATTTTGTGTAGTTTGTATATTTTTCCATTAGGCCGCTGGAAATACATTACAATTACATGGTTCTCGTCACCGCCCGCTCGCGATTTTAGGCCCCGCACCAAAAAAGTTCATCTTTCATCTTTGTGTATTTGTTAAGAAAAAACAGGGGTAAATATGGGAAAAGTAcaaattttgttatattttctttCATAAAAATCCGACTCGCCTCCCGTCGATCGTGAACGCTCAAACCATTGTGTGATCGCACGATTTCGCAACATAAAGTGTGTATATGAATCGTCGCGGACCGACATCAATCCGTATTTTGAGCCTATTCTTGTCTGGGGGCGCGCGGTGAGCGTGTGTTTGTCGTATCCACACGCGATATCCATACCTTAGTATCATCAGAACGAGGTCTACCGCGTTTTTTTGGACTGCTGCTCATCATACATTTCGCGATCGATCGTCGTGCCTAGCTACCTCTCTGCCTACGGCATTATTGCATTCAAGGTTTATTTCacttaattaaaatactgtgaTGAAAGATGAACGTTGACAAAAATCCCTCACCAATTTTTTGATAAGTGCTGACGAGAACCATGTACATGTAATGTATTTCCAGCGGCCTTATTTACAGTATCTCCATTTCCGTACATAATCAAGCTTAAATTTCGTTGTAAGGCCAAAAATGTACTGAAAATTACTTTATACTGTAAACCTTCAAAATTCTGTTACCTGTATGTGATTGATTGTGACCCACTCTCTTTTACATTGAAGAGACCTTTATTGTAAATCTGCAACAGCACcaccgggtgtcacgaaacctaagaccacgaaagctaagaccccctaagacctaagatcacgaaagctaagacccaagacctaagattacaaattctaagatatactacagcttaaaaacaatacttgtttatccatacataattttaaacatagtaggtttcatttattaccataaatataattaaatactaccgcaaaacatagatgaACTCACGTTAtattcgcccgttgagtaaatgtatattttttctttacaacaaacaaacttgacgggttgtttgttggtatatatttcaGGGCTGAAAATTAACCTTTAAACCATAGTGGCCAGCAGGGCCAGTTGAAGTTGAAGGATGGTCgcccttattaaaaatggctggcccttattaattttttgtaaatttttttttttagcctaagggggggggggaattTATCCCCACCCCTCTcaattatatcatttattacTTTTGATTGGGTTTCAGGAGCCTGCCTGGAGAATCCTGACCAACATGtctttagcctaggcctagcttttctagcctagcttgttggTCTAGAAATCAGACAAAAAACTACCTgtatttcataaattatacaattctacTAACATGCAAtagccattaaaatattgataataagttacaaagtatcattttaaaataattaagaaagatatttaatcgtgtttacatgtgtcacaccatggaggtatacctccatggtcacaCATGCACGCACAATTGGGGAGAGCTCAGAGCTACCTGAGAGAGCTTCTAGAAGATGATGACGTCACACGTCAGCACgatttgagtgaccaaaattggTTGGAACTTTTGAAGAAATAATCCATCAATGACAACTaagctttttaaataataaacattatatttaggcctcctattaatgtttccttttaaaatta
This region of Antedon mediterranea chromosome 8, ecAntMedi1.1, whole genome shotgun sequence genomic DNA includes:
- the LOC140056185 gene encoding rRNA 2'-O-methyltransferase fibrillarin-like; translation: MGRPGFGFSPRGRGSDRGGRGGRGGRGGGFGSRGGGFGGRGGGRGGRGGFSPGGRGRGGGRGRGGGRGGRGGFGAGRSVSIEPHRIQGVFIARGKEDALVTRNMVIGESVYGEKRIAVEQPGEEGKIEYRAWNPFRSKLAAAILGGIDKIHIKPGSKVLYLGAASGTTVSHVSDIVGPSGLVYAVEFSHRSGRDLINVAKKRTNVIPIIEDARHPHKYRMLVGMVDTVFADVAQPDQARIVAINSHHFLKNEGNFVISIKANCIDSTAQPEAVFAEEVKKLQAERLKPQEQLTLEPYERDHAVVVGTYRPPPKKK